In Pasteurella multocida subsp. multocida OH4807, a genomic segment contains:
- a CDS encoding hypothetical protein (COG0530 Ca2+/Na+ antiporter), translated as MLLEASLAIVIGLIILVWSADRFVDGSAALARYLGMSPLLIGILIIGFGTSMPEMVVSALSAFNGSPGIALGNAYGSNITNIALILGITALIKPLGVHGSVIKKELPILLAVTGLSAYFLLDSDIVRWEASLLLLLFTAYVVWTIWSSKKQRASIQAAYEEEDSIQQISFKAAVFWLIAGLLLLMVSSQLLVWGAIKIANYIGVSDLVIGLTVVAVGTSLPEVAASIAAARKGEVDLAVGNIIGSNLYNTLAVVGLAGVIMPIQAEQEVLSRDMLVMSSLTLVLFALGFWAYKHHRPIGRLAGFLFFSSYIGYTVYLIQTAL; from the coding sequence ATGTTACTCGAAGCTTCTCTTGCGATTGTGATTGGATTAATTATTTTAGTCTGGAGTGCAGATCGCTTTGTGGACGGTTCCGCGGCATTAGCCCGTTATTTAGGAATGTCGCCACTCTTAATTGGTATTTTAATTATTGGTTTCGGCACATCTATGCCTGAAATGGTTGTTTCTGCGTTATCGGCATTTAACGGTAGCCCAGGTATTGCCTTAGGTAATGCGTACGGTTCGAATATTACAAATATCGCCTTAATATTAGGGATTACAGCCCTGATTAAACCGCTTGGCGTTCACGGTAGCGTCATTAAAAAAGAACTCCCAATTTTACTTGCTGTTACTGGCTTGTCTGCTTATTTTTTGTTAGATAGTGATATCGTAAGATGGGAAGCAAGTTTATTGTTACTTCTTTTCACTGCTTATGTAGTATGGACCATTTGGTCAAGCAAAAAACAACGTGCGTCCATTCAAGCCGCCTATGAAGAAGAGGACTCCATCCAACAGATTTCATTTAAAGCTGCAGTATTTTGGCTCATCGCAGGGTTACTCTTATTAATGGTAAGCTCTCAGTTGTTGGTCTGGGGTGCAATTAAAATCGCGAACTATATTGGTGTAAGCGATTTAGTGATTGGACTAACTGTCGTTGCCGTAGGTACATCATTACCCGAAGTTGCCGCCTCCATTGCAGCAGCACGTAAAGGGGAAGTTGACCTTGCAGTTGGCAATATTATCGGCTCAAATTTGTATAATACGTTAGCGGTCGTTGGATTAGCAGGTGTGATTATGCCAATTCAAGCTGAACAGGAAGTCCTTTCGCGTGATATGCTCGTCATGTCTTCACTCACACTGGTCCTTTTTGCACTTGGCTTTTGGGCTTACAAACATCACCGCCCTATTGGGCGTCTTGCTGGCTTTCTCTTTTTTAGTAGCTATATAGGTTACACGGTTTATCTCATTCAAACCGCACTTTAA
- a CDS encoding putative bacteriophage transcriptional regulator (COG2932 Predicted transcriptional regulator), producing MQNFQEWFSIKELMDKELYLPSSDKGIVKKAAREGWIKRQREGVKGKTFEYHYSSFPVAVQKQLGLYDENNPRHSLHPDQINERVNTYSTQFPLSKMQGNDIQAQIPFYHHFTLDSIQNRPDDYIGLSLNWLKIRGIEPEKLLFMVARGDAMHPTIQRGDILLVNRAVTTPKDGEIYLMRNDTQIWVKRIQGLPNGLRLISDNQLIYPQIDLEFDKNKYIEVIGRVIFIGHDLI from the coding sequence ATGCAGAACTTTCAAGAGTGGTTTTCAATAAAAGAGCTCATGGACAAAGAGTTGTATTTACCTTCATCAGACAAAGGTATTGTCAAAAAAGCAGCGCGCGAAGGATGGATAAAGCGCCAAAGAGAAGGCGTGAAAGGAAAAACCTTTGAATATCATTATTCTTCATTTCCTGTTGCAGTACAAAAACAACTGGGCCTTTATGACGAAAATAATCCACGCCACTCTCTCCATCCCGATCAGATAAACGAGCGAGTGAATACGTATTCGACTCAATTTCCTCTCTCAAAGATGCAAGGGAATGACATACAAGCTCAAATTCCTTTCTATCACCACTTTACGCTTGATAGCATTCAGAATAGACCTGATGACTATATTGGGCTGAGTCTGAACTGGTTGAAGATAAGAGGAATCGAGCCTGAAAAATTACTCTTTATGGTTGCACGAGGCGATGCAATGCACCCCACAATTCAGCGAGGTGATATTTTATTAGTCAATCGAGCAGTCACAACGCCAAAAGATGGGGAAATTTATCTAATGCGCAATGACACGCAAATATGGGTAAAGCGCATCCAAGGATTGCCAAATGGACTACGCTTAATCAGTGATAATCAACTTATCTATCCTCAAATCGATTTAGAATTTGACAAAAACAAATACATTGAAGTCATTGGACGCGTGATTTTTATTGGACATGATTTAATCTGA
- a CDS encoding ABC transporter ATP-binding protein (COG0488 ATPase components of ABC transporters with duplicated ATPase domains): MSSQFVYTMHRVGKIVPPKRHILKDISLSFFPGAKIGVLGLNGAGKSTLLRIMAGIDKEIEGEARPQPGIKIGYLPQEPKLDPQQTVREAIEEAVGEVKKALTRLDEVYALYADPDADFDKLAAEQAELEAIIQAHDGHNLDNQLERAADALRLPEWDAKIEHLSGGERRRVALCRLLLEKPDMLLLDEPTNHLDAESVAWLERFLHDYEGTVVAITHDRYFLDNVAGWILELDRGEGIPWEGNYSSWLEQKEKRLAQEQAAESARQKSIEKELEWVRQNPKGRQAKSKARMARFEELNSGEYQKRNETNELFIPPGPRLGDKVIEVQGLTKSYGDRTLIDNLSFSIPKGAIVGIIGPNGAGKSTLFRMLSGQEKPDAGTVTLGDTVVLASVDQFRDAMDDKKTVWEEVSNGQDILRIGNFEIPSRAYVGRFNFKGVDQQKRVGELSGGERGRLHLAKLLQAGGNVLLLDEPTNDLDVETLRALENAILEFPGCAMVISHDRWFLDRIATHILDYGDEGKVTFYEGNFSDYEEWKKKTFGAEATQPHRIKYKRIAK; encoded by the coding sequence ATGTCATCACAATTTGTTTATACGATGCATCGCGTGGGCAAAATCGTCCCACCGAAGCGTCATATTCTAAAAGACATTTCTTTAAGCTTCTTTCCTGGTGCCAAAATCGGTGTACTGGGTTTGAACGGTGCAGGTAAATCGACTTTACTACGTATTATGGCGGGAATCGATAAAGAAATCGAGGGGGAGGCACGCCCACAACCCGGCATTAAAATTGGTTATTTGCCACAAGAGCCGAAATTAGATCCGCAACAAACCGTGCGTGAAGCCATTGAAGAGGCGGTTGGCGAAGTGAAAAAAGCGCTAACACGTTTAGATGAAGTTTATGCACTATATGCTGATCCTGATGCAGACTTTGATAAACTTGCCGCTGAACAAGCTGAATTAGAAGCAATCATTCAAGCACACGATGGACATAATCTTGATAATCAGTTAGAGCGTGCGGCTGATGCATTACGTTTACCAGAATGGGATGCAAAAATTGAGCATTTATCCGGTGGTGAACGTCGCCGTGTTGCACTTTGCCGTTTATTACTCGAAAAACCAGATATGTTATTGTTAGACGAGCCAACCAACCACTTAGATGCGGAATCGGTGGCATGGTTAGAGCGATTCTTACACGACTATGAAGGCACTGTGGTGGCAATTACCCACGACCGTTACTTCTTAGATAACGTAGCGGGTTGGATCTTAGAGCTTGACCGCGGTGAAGGTATTCCTTGGGAAGGTAACTACTCTTCTTGGTTAGAGCAAAAAGAGAAACGTTTAGCTCAAGAGCAAGCCGCAGAATCAGCGCGTCAAAAATCCATTGAGAAAGAGTTAGAATGGGTTCGCCAAAATCCCAAAGGTCGTCAAGCGAAAAGCAAAGCACGTATGGCGCGCTTTGAAGAGCTTAACAGTGGCGAATATCAAAAACGTAACGAAACGAATGAACTCTTTATTCCACCTGGTCCACGCTTAGGTGACAAAGTGATTGAAGTTCAAGGTTTAACAAAATCTTACGGTGATCGTACGTTAATTGATAATCTTTCATTTAGCATTCCGAAAGGCGCGATTGTAGGGATTATCGGTCCAAACGGTGCGGGAAAATCCACCCTATTCCGTATGCTTTCAGGTCAAGAAAAACCAGATGCGGGGACAGTAACCTTAGGTGATACCGTTGTGTTAGCCTCTGTGGATCAATTCCGCGATGCAATGGACGATAAGAAAACTGTTTGGGAAGAAGTCTCTAATGGTCAAGATATCTTACGTATTGGCAACTTTGAAATTCCGAGTCGCGCTTATGTCGGTCGTTTCAACTTTAAAGGTGTGGATCAACAAAAACGCGTAGGTGAATTGTCGGGCGGTGAACGTGGTCGTTTACACTTAGCTAAACTGTTACAAGCGGGCGGTAACGTACTATTACTAGACGAACCAACCAACGACCTTGACGTTGAAACTTTACGTGCACTTGAGAACGCAATCTTAGAGTTCCCAGGCTGTGCTATGGTGATCTCGCACGACCGTTGGTTCTTAGACCGTATCGCAACGCACATTTTAGATTACGGTGATGAAGGCAAAGTGACATTCTACGAAGGTAACTTCTCTGACTATGAAGAATGGAAAAAGAAAACCTTTGGTGCTGAAGCTACACAGCCACATCGTATCAAATACAAACGTATTGCCAAATAA
- a CDS encoding replicative DNA helicase (COG0305 Replicative DNA helicase): MAKKSAPLSTKPHEQGIVPPHSLEAEQSVLGGILIHPAHWDSISDMLIADDFYLAAHRVIFQEMENLVRQGKPIDLINIYEFLREKNLSEDVGGFAYLAELSKNTPSVSNIVSYATIVRDRAILRDLISVSNDVAQSCYTTKGMEVKDILDEAERKVFAISEKRTTSHEGPQNICAILEKTLDRIELLSKAEGHNGITGVSTGFDALDKKTAGLQPSDLIIVAARPSMGKTTFAMNLCENAALKSDKPVLVFSLEMPAEQIMMRSLASLSRVEQTKIRTGQGLDQSDWSKIGSTMGLFANKPNLYIDDSSGLTPTELRSRARRVYRENGGLSLIMVDYLQLMRAPGFADNRTLEIAEISRSLKALAKELEVPVIALSQLNRTLENRADKRPVNSDLRESGSIEQDADLIMFIYRDEVYNENSDDKGIAEIIIGKQRNGPIGRVRLAFRGQYSRFDNLAEQRDMRDDY; the protein is encoded by the coding sequence ATGGCAAAAAAAAGCGCCCCACTTTCGACCAAACCTCATGAACAAGGTATTGTCCCACCTCATTCCTTAGAAGCTGAACAGTCCGTTTTAGGTGGGATTTTAATTCATCCTGCGCACTGGGATAGCATCAGTGATATGTTGATTGCTGATGATTTCTATTTGGCAGCACATCGTGTTATTTTTCAGGAAATGGAAAATTTGGTTCGTCAAGGAAAACCGATTGACTTAATCAATATTTATGAATTTCTCAGAGAGAAAAATTTAAGCGAAGATGTTGGTGGATTTGCCTATTTAGCAGAGCTGTCTAAAAACACACCAAGTGTATCTAACATTGTTTCTTATGCTACGATTGTACGTGACCGTGCGATCCTGCGTGATTTAATTAGTGTGAGTAATGATGTTGCCCAGAGTTGTTATACAACAAAAGGGATGGAAGTGAAAGACATTTTGGATGAAGCCGAGCGGAAAGTGTTTGCGATTTCTGAGAAACGGACAACCTCGCATGAAGGACCACAAAATATTTGTGCTATTTTGGAAAAGACCCTCGATCGTATTGAGCTATTAAGTAAAGCAGAAGGACATAATGGAATTACAGGGGTGAGCACTGGGTTTGATGCGCTTGATAAAAAAACAGCAGGGTTACAACCTTCAGACTTAATCATAGTCGCCGCCCGTCCATCTATGGGGAAAACTACATTCGCGATGAACTTGTGTGAAAATGCGGCATTGAAAAGTGATAAACCCGTTCTGGTATTTAGTTTAGAGATGCCCGCAGAACAAATTATGATGCGTTCACTTGCCTCGTTATCGCGTGTGGAGCAAACGAAAATTCGTACGGGTCAGGGTTTAGATCAAAGCGATTGGTCTAAGATTGGAAGTACAATGGGGCTTTTCGCAAATAAACCAAATTTATATATTGATGATTCTTCTGGGCTGACGCCTACTGAATTACGCTCAAGAGCAAGGCGTGTGTATCGTGAAAATGGTGGGTTAAGTTTGATTATGGTCGATTATTTGCAATTAATGCGTGCCCCGGGTTTCGCGGATAACCGTACGCTTGAAATTGCTGAGATTTCTCGTTCTTTAAAAGCATTAGCGAAAGAATTAGAGGTCCCTGTTATCGCCTTGTCACAGCTTAACCGTACGCTTGAAAACCGCGCTGATAAACGCCCTGTGAACTCAGACTTGCGTGAATCTGGCTCTATTGAACAAGATGCGGACTTAATTATGTTTATTTATCGTGATGAAGTGTATAACGAAAACTCGGACGATAAAGGGATTGCCGAAATCATCATTGGTAAACAACGTAATGGACCGATTGGGCGTGTCAGACTGGCTTTCCGAGGACAATATTCCCGCTTTGATAATTTAGCGGAACAACGAGATATGAGAGACGATTACTAA
- a CDS encoding hypothetical protein (COG2215 ABC-type uncharacterized transport system, permease component), which yields MRIVFPIKSLLILLVLGVSAYFLLPYLFIHVAIWQREFNQLMSGYLHQIHDDQTSAGNWLILISFLYGVFHALGPGHGKFIIATYLSTHQTQLKTSMKLTLLSSLMQGLVAVTATSIVVVLLNLSSRYFQLTQLWLERIAFLFLLLLGLVWCYQHGKKLVGQHWAKYSASPRIVAMNVQRGASMKVGQRVMSTAHSHAAAHCGCGHQHAPNEAQLAQANDWKSQFFVICSIGLRPCSGAIFILFLAYMLDLYQWGIMATFAMAMGTGLTLSGFALIVLYARHTAIKIGHWYQISPSAQSHVTHFVKFIAGIVLIFFAMSLLYGTTLSVTGGAALFGRQ from the coding sequence ATGCGAATAGTTTTTCCAATAAAATCGTTACTTATCTTGCTAGTGTTAGGTGTAAGTGCGTATTTCTTATTGCCTTACTTGTTTATCCATGTCGCAATTTGGCAACGTGAATTTAATCAATTGATGTCAGGTTATTTACATCAAATTCATGATGATCAAACCTCGGCGGGAAATTGGTTAATTTTGATCAGTTTTTTGTATGGTGTATTTCACGCACTAGGACCGGGACATGGTAAATTTATTATAGCTACATATTTATCTACACATCAGACACAATTAAAAACCAGCATGAAATTGACGTTACTTTCTTCTCTCATGCAGGGGCTGGTTGCCGTAACAGCTACTTCTATTGTTGTTGTGTTATTGAACCTTTCTTCCCGTTATTTTCAGTTAACACAACTTTGGTTAGAACGGATCGCCTTTCTTTTCTTATTGCTGTTGGGGTTAGTGTGGTGCTATCAACATGGAAAGAAATTAGTTGGGCAACATTGGGCTAAGTATTCAGCTTCACCTCGTATTGTGGCAATGAATGTACAGCGTGGAGCATCAATGAAAGTTGGGCAGCGCGTCATGAGTACAGCACATAGTCATGCTGCTGCACACTGTGGCTGTGGTCACCAACACGCCCCTAATGAAGCCCAACTAGCACAAGCAAATGATTGGAAATCACAATTTTTCGTGATCTGTAGTATTGGTTTACGTCCTTGTTCTGGGGCGATCTTTATTTTGTTTTTGGCATATATGCTTGATCTTTACCAATGGGGAATTATGGCGACCTTTGCTATGGCGATGGGGACAGGGTTGACCTTATCTGGCTTTGCTTTAATCGTATTATATGCGCGCCATACTGCCATTAAAATTGGTCATTGGTATCAGATTTCACCTAGCGCTCAATCTCATGTGACACATTTTGTGAAGTTTATTGCTGGAATCGTTTTGATATTCTTTGCGATGAGTTTGTTATATGGAACAACCTTGTCAGTCACTGGGGGAGCTGCCTTATTTGGTCGTCAGTAA
- the pgi gene encoding glucose-6-phosphate isomerase (COG0166 Glucose-6-phosphate isomerase), with the protein MKNINPTKTNAWKALELHHKAQSAVTIQQLFAQEKDRFADYSLSFNNEVLVDFSKNNVTKETLGLLRQLANECALSDAVEAMFTGAKINKTEDRAVLHTALRNRSNTPVLVDGKDVMPEVNAVLAKMKDFCHRVISGEWKGYTGKAITDVINIGIGGSDLGPYMVTEALRPYKNHLNLHFVSNVDGTHIAEVLKKVNPETTLFLVASKTFTTQETMTNALSARDWFLASAKEESHVAKHFAALSTNGKAVAEFGIDTNNMFEFWDWVGGRYSLWSAIGLSIALSIGFDNFEALLAGAHEMDKHFRTAPIEQNIPTTLALVGLWNTNFLGAQTEAILPYDQYLHRFAAYFQQGNMESNGKYVDRNGEVIDNYQTGPIIWGEPGTNGQHAFYQLIHQGTTLIPCDFIAPAQTHNPLADHHQKLLSNFFAQTEALAFGKTKEEVEAEFVKAGKSLDAVKGIVPFKVFTGNKPTNSILVQKITPFTLGALIAMYEHKIFVQGVIFNIYSFDQWGVELGKQLANRILPELSSDEKIASHDSSTNGLINQYKAWR; encoded by the coding sequence ATGAAAAATATTAACCCTACAAAAACCAATGCTTGGAAGGCATTAGAACTGCATCATAAAGCGCAAAGTGCGGTCACAATTCAACAACTTTTTGCACAAGAAAAAGATCGTTTTGCGGATTATTCATTGTCTTTTAACAATGAAGTGTTAGTGGATTTCTCGAAAAACAATGTAACAAAAGAAACATTGGGTTTATTACGTCAACTTGCGAATGAATGTGCATTGTCAGATGCGGTTGAAGCAATGTTTACGGGGGCAAAAATCAATAAAACAGAAGATCGTGCTGTATTACACACTGCATTGCGTAACCGTTCTAACACCCCTGTGTTAGTTGATGGCAAAGATGTGATGCCAGAAGTGAATGCGGTGTTAGCAAAAATGAAAGACTTCTGTCATCGTGTGATTTCAGGTGAGTGGAAAGGTTACACTGGCAAAGCAATCACTGATGTGATCAATATTGGTATCGGTGGTTCAGACTTAGGTCCTTATATGGTGACTGAAGCATTACGTCCATATAAAAATCACTTGAATTTACACTTTGTGTCTAACGTTGATGGTACGCACATTGCAGAAGTGTTGAAAAAAGTCAATCCAGAAACCACATTATTCTTAGTTGCGTCAAAAACCTTTACTACCCAAGAAACAATGACTAACGCATTGTCTGCACGTGATTGGTTCTTAGCAAGTGCAAAAGAAGAAAGCCACGTTGCAAAACACTTCGCAGCACTTTCAACGAACGGTAAAGCGGTTGCTGAATTTGGTATTGATACCAATAATATGTTTGAGTTCTGGGACTGGGTTGGTGGTCGTTATTCATTATGGTCTGCAATCGGTTTATCTATCGCATTGTCCATCGGTTTTGATAACTTTGAAGCACTTTTAGCCGGTGCACACGAAATGGATAAACATTTCCGCACAGCACCAATTGAGCAAAATATTCCAACCACATTAGCATTAGTCGGTTTATGGAACACCAATTTCTTAGGTGCACAAACCGAAGCGATTTTACCTTATGACCAATATTTACACCGTTTTGCGGCGTATTTCCAACAAGGCAATATGGAATCAAATGGTAAATACGTTGATCGTAATGGCGAAGTGATTGATAACTATCAAACTGGTCCAATTATTTGGGGTGAGCCTGGCACGAACGGTCAGCACGCGTTTTATCAATTAATTCACCAAGGTACAACATTAATCCCTTGTGATTTCATTGCACCAGCACAAACACATAACCCATTAGCAGATCACCACCAAAAACTGTTATCTAACTTCTTTGCACAAACTGAAGCATTAGCGTTTGGTAAAACCAAAGAAGAAGTCGAAGCAGAATTTGTGAAAGCGGGCAAATCATTAGATGCGGTAAAAGGCATAGTGCCATTTAAAGTATTTACGGGTAACAAGCCAACTAACTCAATTTTGGTGCAAAAAATTACACCATTTACATTAGGTGCATTAATCGCGATGTATGAGCATAAAATCTTTGTTCAAGGCGTGATTTTCAATATTTACAGCTTTGACCAATGGGGGGTGGAGTTAGGTAAACAATTGGCGAACCGAATTTTACCTGAGTTATCAAGTGATGAAAAAATTGCAAGCCACGACAGTTCAACTAACGGCTTGATCAATCAATATAAAGCATGGCGTTAA
- the alr gene encoding alanine racemase (COG0787 Alanine racemase), with translation MKPATAKISSVALKHNIQTIKQKAPNAKIIAVVKANAYGHGVVFVSSAVEQMVDCFGVARLEEALSLRSNGITKPILLLEGFFCSKDLPILAVNNIQTVVHNIEQLQALQDAELPHPIKVWLKIDTGMHRLGVDLDQVDDFYQALKNSPNVDPNIGFVSHFSRADEIHSDYTALQLSRFLQATKDKKGERSIAASGGILFWEDSHLDWIRPGIIMYGIAPINVPAQEYDLTPVMTLTSSLISVKAHKKGEPVGYGGVWVSDKDTKIGVVAIGYGDGYPRDIPTGTPVYLNGRRVPIVGKVSMDMLTVDLGQDSQDKVGDEVILWGKELPIEEIAELSGVISYELITKLTPRVLTEYVD, from the coding sequence ATGAAACCCGCAACGGCAAAAATCAGTTCCGTTGCATTAAAACACAACATTCAAACAATTAAACAAAAAGCCCCGAATGCAAAAATTATTGCAGTAGTAAAAGCCAATGCGTATGGGCATGGCGTGGTTTTCGTGTCTTCTGCGGTTGAGCAAATGGTGGATTGCTTTGGGGTCGCCCGTTTAGAAGAAGCGTTAAGTTTACGTTCAAATGGGATTACCAAGCCAATTTTGTTATTAGAAGGCTTTTTTTGCAGCAAGGATTTACCGATTTTAGCCGTAAATAATATTCAAACTGTGGTGCATAACATTGAGCAATTACAGGCATTACAAGACGCTGAATTACCTCATCCAATTAAGGTATGGCTAAAAATTGATACGGGGATGCACCGATTGGGCGTGGATTTAGATCAGGTAGATGACTTCTATCAAGCGCTCAAAAACTCCCCAAATGTCGATCCTAATATTGGTTTTGTCAGCCATTTCAGCCGTGCTGATGAAATTCATTCAGATTACACCGCACTTCAATTAAGCCGTTTTTTACAAGCGACAAAAGATAAAAAAGGCGAGCGTAGTATTGCTGCGTCAGGCGGTATCTTATTTTGGGAAGATTCTCACTTAGACTGGATTCGTCCAGGTATCATTATGTATGGTATCGCGCCAATTAATGTGCCAGCACAGGAATATGATTTAACGCCAGTTATGACCTTAACGTCTTCGCTAATTTCAGTTAAAGCACATAAAAAAGGCGAGCCAGTAGGTTATGGCGGCGTTTGGGTGAGTGATAAAGACACGAAAATTGGTGTGGTTGCGATCGGTTATGGTGATGGTTATCCACGTGATATTCCAACAGGTACGCCTGTTTATTTGAATGGTCGTCGTGTGCCGATTGTGGGGAAAGTGTCAATGGATATGCTCACCGTGGATTTAGGGCAAGACAGCCAAGATAAAGTAGGCGATGAAGTGATTTTATGGGGCAAAGAATTGCCAATTGAGGAAATCGCTGAGCTTAGTGGTGTGATTAGCTATGAGTTGATTACAAAATTAACTCCGCGTGTGCTTACAGAATATGTCGATTAA
- a CDS encoding hypothetical protein (COG3683 ABC-type uncharacterized transport system, periplasmic component), giving the protein MKAFSFGCFLFFWVSFFSPTLSAHPHAFIEMKTKILVKEQQLTGFSVEWILDEASSATMLYDIKQARGDKKALQKLIDEVMGNIVHEHYFSYLFDKDGNKVKYSAKPQHYGMKSSHNQVMYYFDFLLSKPRQLTDNTFTLLTYDPTYYVSMYYDQEKLKSAVDFSHLPAQCHGNVIEPEVDSKVRQYANSLDQTQRNEDDSLGVLFAQKVVLICE; this is encoded by the coding sequence ATGAAAGCGTTTTCTTTTGGTTGTTTTTTGTTCTTTTGGGTGAGTTTTTTTTCGCCAACGCTCTCTGCACATCCGCACGCATTTATCGAAATGAAAACGAAAATTTTAGTCAAAGAACAACAATTGACAGGATTTTCGGTTGAATGGATTCTCGATGAGGCGAGTTCTGCTACGATGTTATATGACATCAAGCAAGCTCGTGGAGATAAAAAAGCACTACAGAAATTAATTGATGAAGTAATGGGGAATATTGTGCATGAACATTATTTCAGTTATTTGTTTGATAAAGACGGAAATAAAGTCAAATACAGTGCTAAACCCCAGCATTACGGGATGAAGTCAAGTCATAATCAAGTGATGTACTATTTTGACTTTTTGTTGTCTAAACCACGGCAATTAACCGACAATACTTTTACGCTGTTGACTTATGATCCAACTTATTATGTCTCAATGTACTATGATCAAGAAAAGCTAAAAAGTGCGGTCGATTTTTCACATCTTCCAGCGCAATGCCATGGTAATGTGATTGAACCTGAAGTCGACAGTAAAGTCAGGCAATATGCTAATTCACTAGATCAAACTCAACGTAATGAGGATGATTCCTTGGGTGTTTTATTTGCACAAAAAGTGGTATTAATATGCGAATAG